A section of the Triticum dicoccoides isolate Atlit2015 ecotype Zavitan chromosome 7A, WEW_v2.0, whole genome shotgun sequence genome encodes:
- the LOC119329947 gene encoding WAT1-related protein At1g44800-like, giving the protein MELVGSWRKVMPYMAMVFLQFGYAGLFLLSVASLRQGMSHYVLVVYRNAIAAAAMAPFALWFERKTRRKMTLSLFYKIVALALLEPVLDQNFFYIGARNTSASFSSALTNVLPAVTFVNAILIRMERINIKERRSQAKIAGTVITVGGALLMVLFRGPVLNFPWTKHAGSHVVADTANHSSGCWLLGIVMILLSSFCWSAFFILQSHTLRSYPSELSLTTMICVMGVVQSGVVALVMERDTKAWAIGFDMRLVTAAYSGIMCSGVAYYLQGIVIQERGPVFVTAFCPLCMIIVTVLGSFILSEVITLGRITGAMIIVVGLYALIWGKSKDHVNQVERNDNFEKHNSFELPFTTTTITKASNLDMTITVAACSKESPMENQLTK; this is encoded by the exons ATGGAGCTCGTCGGGAGTTGGAGGAAGGTGATGCCTTACATGGCCATGGTCTTCCTGCAGTTCGGCTACGCCGGGCTCTTCCTCCTCTCCGTCGCGTCGCTGCGCCAGGGCATGAGCCACTACGTCCTCGTCGTCTACCGGAACGCCATCGCCGCCGCTGCCATGGCTCCCTTCGCGCTATGGTTTGAGAG GAAAACAAGGCGCAAAATGACCCTCTCCCTGTTCTACAAGATCGTTGCTCTGGCACTACTCGA GCCAGTCCTTGACCAGAACTTCTTCTACATAGGAGCCCGTAACACGTCGGCGAGCTTCTCTTCGGCACTCACCAACGTATTGCCTGCCGTAACATTTGTAAATGCCATCCTGATCAG GATGGAGAGAATAAACATCAAGGAGCGGCGGAGCCAGGCGAAGATCGCCGGCACGGTGATCACAGTCGGCGGAGCGCTGCTCATGGTACTCTTCCGCGGCCCTGTCCTCAACTTCCCATGGACCAAGCATGCCGGAAGCCACGTCGTTGCCGACACGGCCAACCACAGCAGCGGTTGCTGGCTCTTGGGCATCGTCATGATCCTGTTGAGCAGCTTCTGCTGGTCCGCCTTCTTCATACTCCAG TCGCACACGTTGAGGAGTTACCCGTCCGAGCTCTCCCTGACCACGATGATATGCGTCATGGGCGTCGTGCAGAGCGGCGTGGTTGCGCTGGTGATGGAGCGTGACACCAAGGCTTGGGCAATTGGATTCGACATGAGGCTCGTCACGGCCGCCTACTCC GGCATAATGTGTTCAGGGGTTGCTTATTATTTGCAAGGGATAGTTATCCAAGAACGGGGGCCAGTGTTTGTCACTGCCTTTTGCCCTCTCTGCATGATCATAGTGACTGTGCTAGGCTCCTTCATTCTTTCCGAGGTGATCACATTGGGAAG GATCACCGGTGCAATGATTATTGTTGTTGGTCTCTATGCTCTCATCTGGGGCAAGAGCAAAGACCATGTGAATCAAGTTGAGCGCAATGACAATTTTGAAAAGCACAACTCTTTTGAGCTACCGTTTACTACCACCACCATTACCAAAGCAAGCAACCTTGATATGACAATCACCGTGGCTGCATGCAGCAAGGAAAGCCCCATGGAGAATCAACTTACAAAGTGA
- the LOC119329812 gene encoding uncharacterized protein LOC119329812: MGMEHLMSVVNPSSGYILQRGLERRGDGTMEEKKELQKQRTEKMMEAYQNTESRDGVIRCPIPCKSSRPYREYDFKSAQDLSDFMVSKASPPYFMGSPPVRASNPLVNDRQFCAWKVQSVDESLGIPIPTRGYRVGYSKRGGAATED; the protein is encoded by the exons ATGGGGATGGAGCATCTGATGAGTGTCGTGAATCCGTCATCAG GTTACATCTTACAAAGAGGTCTCGAACGCCGTGGTGATGGGACGATGGAGGAAAAGAAAGAGCTACAGAAGCAGAGGACAGAAAAAATGATGGAAGCCTACCAAAACACAGAAAGCAGGGATGGAGTGATCAGATGTCCAATTCCATGCAAAAGCAGCAG ACCGTACAGGGAGTATGATTTTAAAAGTGCACAAGATCTCTCTGATTTTATGGTGAGCAAG GCTTCTCCTCCATACTTCATGGGATCTCCACCAGTTCGTGCAAGCAATCCCCTTGTCAATGACAGGCAGTTCTGTGCTTGGAAAGTACAAAGCGTTGATGAGTCACTCGGCATTCCTATACCAACCAGGGGCTACCGCGTTGGCTACAGCAAAAGGGGAGGGGCTGCTACAGAGGATTGA